The Phenylobacterium montanum genome window below encodes:
- the queE gene encoding 7-carboxy-7-deazaguanine synthase, translated as MTYAVKEMFYSLQGEGRHAGRPAVFCRFAGCNLWSGRERDRATADCRFCDTDFVGVDGDGGGRFRTADGLADAIAQMWRGGDGPRFVVLTGGEPLLQVDDDLLAAVHGRDFEIAVETNGTLAAPPAIDWITVSPKGSTRLAQITGHELKLVFPQAGVDPGAFEGLAFQHHLLQPMDGPDIDANTQAAIAYCLAHPQWRLSLQTHKFMGIR; from the coding sequence GTGACCTACGCCGTAAAAGAGATGTTCTATTCCTTGCAAGGCGAGGGCCGACATGCCGGACGCCCCGCCGTGTTTTGCCGATTTGCCGGCTGTAATCTGTGGAGCGGCAGGGAGCGCGACCGGGCGACCGCTGACTGCCGCTTCTGCGACACCGATTTTGTGGGCGTAGACGGCGACGGCGGCGGGCGATTCCGGACCGCCGACGGCCTGGCCGACGCCATCGCCCAAATGTGGCGGGGTGGCGACGGCCCGCGCTTCGTGGTGCTGACCGGGGGCGAGCCCCTTTTGCAGGTCGATGACGATCTGCTCGCCGCCGTGCATGGCCGCGACTTCGAGATCGCCGTCGAAACCAACGGGACGTTGGCCGCCCCGCCCGCGATCGACTGGATCACCGTCAGCCCGAAGGGCTCCACACGCCTTGCCCAAATAACCGGGCACGAGCTGAAACTGGTCTTCCCACAGGCTGGCGTAGACCCTGGTGCCTTCGAAGGACTCGCCTTCCAACATCACCTGCTGCAGCCGATGGATGGGCCGGACATCGACGCCAACACCCAGGCGGCCATCGCCTACTGCCTGGCACATCCCCAGTGGCGCCTGTCCCTGCAGACGCACAAATTCATGGGCATCCGCTGA
- a CDS encoding helicase-related protein, with protein sequence MRVGELDEIAEGLDLALRFEAGERRAFRPAEADAALLRFSAHTTYQSETQKAALRALLTAPPGAALAVSMPTGSGKSLLFQVGPRAWRAVRPGACAIVITPLVGLAQDHERTLRGLKGLEDSRALHGAMSDSDREDLLFAFRRGEIPVLLMSPEVAFGRARDALIEAAKPADEKFGLEARLAAVFVDEAHIIESWGRTFRPDFQRLPALVAALREQNPDLLTVLLSATMSPSARSELQRGYGQEPWLEIHAGVPRYDFDIVTRRFTDSDAREAALFRAIDLCPRPAIVYTTRVAAAEQLHNDLGSRGYRRIALFTGDTDGARRQDIIDRWAGGDLDLVVATSAFGLGIDKSNVRAVIHDCLPESAARWYQEIGRGGRDGHQSLSLTLWTEGGDQDDAGEAMRMAARDWLTRPFAVEHWDAMRDQASVEWMPGVRRRLTLPLDAAPDRLGPHTGSHNRRWNQSLLNLLQRTGVLEVTTVQERQAHPTWEVVLHRDELMAGAATASAVWDDIFQVRDAEQRVSIGEARSFLNLMRGRDTNCLLTGAFSLIEPEVWDAPPCGRCAPCRSRSRPTPTQIASGGLDVVWMEGPEVAHGPSGRLLITPDGPDRHLRASLVMTLSRAGVQQFVVPDSWAAKTAEALASKAVPLGLVIAHSEWVEGRWALANLPTATILPDDAPDVEKWLTQANLFSKTFPKQRLVLIADPSIRADGRRLDQVASSLGSYSEAYLETLALEAAA encoded by the coding sequence TTGCGTGTCGGCGAGCTTGATGAGATTGCCGAAGGGCTGGACCTGGCTTTGCGTTTCGAAGCCGGCGAGCGGCGGGCTTTTCGACCGGCCGAGGCCGACGCCGCTTTGCTCAGGTTCTCCGCACACACCACCTATCAAAGCGAAACCCAGAAGGCGGCGCTGCGCGCTCTGCTGACGGCGCCGCCCGGCGCTGCGCTGGCCGTGTCGATGCCGACCGGATCCGGCAAGAGTCTCCTCTTCCAAGTCGGGCCGCGTGCGTGGCGCGCTGTACGTCCCGGAGCTTGTGCGATTGTCATCACGCCTTTGGTGGGCCTGGCCCAGGACCACGAACGAACCCTGCGGGGATTGAAGGGTCTCGAAGACAGCCGCGCACTACATGGCGCCATGAGCGATTCTGACCGCGAGGATCTGCTGTTCGCCTTCAGGCGCGGTGAAATCCCCGTGCTGCTCATGTCGCCCGAGGTGGCCTTCGGCCGTGCGCGCGATGCGCTGATCGAGGCCGCCAAGCCGGCCGATGAGAAATTTGGCCTGGAGGCGCGCCTGGCGGCGGTGTTCGTCGACGAGGCCCACATCATCGAGAGCTGGGGCCGGACCTTCCGGCCGGACTTTCAGCGCCTTCCAGCCTTGGTGGCGGCCCTTCGGGAGCAAAATCCGGATCTCCTCACGGTCCTCCTGTCCGCCACCATGTCCCCAAGCGCGAGAAGCGAGCTGCAGCGCGGCTATGGGCAGGAGCCGTGGTTGGAGATTCACGCCGGGGTGCCGCGGTACGATTTTGACATCGTCACCCGTCGTTTCACCGACTCTGACGCGCGCGAGGCCGCGCTCTTTCGCGCGATCGACCTCTGCCCGCGACCAGCAATCGTCTACACGACGCGGGTGGCTGCGGCGGAGCAGCTTCACAATGACTTGGGGAGCCGGGGCTATCGCCGGATCGCCCTGTTTACGGGAGACACCGACGGCGCGCGGCGGCAGGACATCATCGACCGCTGGGCGGGCGGGGACCTCGACCTTGTCGTGGCCACCTCAGCGTTTGGCCTGGGGATCGACAAGAGCAATGTTCGGGCTGTGATCCATGACTGCCTGCCCGAGAGCGCCGCGCGTTGGTATCAAGAAATCGGTCGGGGCGGCCGCGACGGCCACCAGTCCCTTTCGCTCACCCTTTGGACGGAGGGCGGCGATCAAGACGACGCCGGCGAGGCCATGCGGATGGCTGCGCGCGACTGGCTGACGCGACCCTTTGCGGTGGAGCACTGGGACGCCATGCGAGACCAGGCGAGCGTCGAGTGGATGCCCGGTGTCAGGCGGCGGCTCACCCTTCCCCTGGACGCCGCGCCGGATCGGCTGGGGCCTCACACCGGCAGCCACAACCGCCGTTGGAACCAGAGCCTGCTGAACCTGCTCCAGCGGACGGGCGTGCTCGAGGTGACTACGGTGCAAGAACGCCAGGCGCATCCGACCTGGGAGGTCGTGCTGCATCGCGACGAGCTGATGGCTGGCGCAGCAACGGCGTCGGCCGTGTGGGATGACATCTTCCAAGTTCGGGACGCCGAGCAACGTGTGTCGATCGGCGAGGCGAGAAGCTTCCTAAACCTCATGCGCGGCCGGGACACCAATTGCCTCCTGACTGGCGCCTTCAGCCTCATCGAGCCGGAAGTCTGGGACGCCCCGCCGTGCGGCCGTTGCGCCCCGTGTCGAAGTCGGTCCCGGCCCACGCCCACGCAGATCGCGTCCGGCGGTCTCGATGTCGTCTGGATGGAAGGGCCTGAGGTTGCGCATGGGCCTTCCGGCCGATTGCTCATCACGCCGGACGGACCCGACCGGCATCTGCGCGCCAGCCTGGTGATGACGCTCTCGCGCGCCGGCGTGCAGCAGTTCGTCGTCCCCGATTCCTGGGCGGCGAAGACGGCGGAAGCCCTCGCGTCGAAGGCTGTGCCGCTCGGTTTGGTGATTGCGCATTCCGAGTGGGTGGAGGGCCGATGGGCGCTTGCCAACCTGCCGACGGCGACCATTCTGCCGGACGATGCCCCGGACGTCGAAAAGTGGCTAACCCAGGCGAACCTGTTCTCCAAAACCTTCCCCAAGCAGAGGCTCGTGCTCATCGCTGATCCGTCAATCCGAGCCGACGGCCGCCGTTTGGACCAGGTGGCCTCTTCATTGGGAAGCTACAGCGAGGCCTATCTCGAGACCCTGGCGCTCGAGGCCGCGGCATGA
- a CDS encoding AAA domain-containing protein, with the protein MSVRSELLEFLRAPSRFAAAPDDPQIWLDALESFARPALDQPGQFPLRPAQVAAWRGLADARAGLVLGPPGTGKTHLLAWLILGYMHARVAAGLPCRVFVTAFTRNAIGNLLEGVAERRELAWPGGPDIWFFGNPPEAAMSGNVQIQDRLYRDGLDDALNILAAPALVVGGSVWSLYRLLADGRGPNADGLTAEFFDLVCIDEASQMVLGHGLLGLAGLKPGGRIVVAGDDRQLPPIRAAREVVLDGRALGGSLYGFMASAGTPEFQLDETFRLNAPLARFPEAAFYPGAYRSAVPDAVLALRPGWETGLADWEQVVLAPELPVCVLLHDGPPAATSNPFEAQLAARFAEVLEPRLDSPAFWTDGLAIVSPHRAQNSAIRNLLAPPLRRGAFVDTVDRIQGKERDAVILSYVVADAEFALAESEFIFSSERLNVAITRARRKLIVLISRRLLDAVPSDQDLMDKAERLREFVFGCAVIGERTLPDGQGGHVRVQIRGRGFNEPPVLDDAPAALPMTTPELTAPQLALLAAVERVALADRRSGATTRALGQALARRDDLLPDLVALHHAGRIILSEPRPGFWVSRPLEAPRTVYPATTESVRNRIDQVVTESRSGPFAPFYWRLRERFAWMDAQGRDVLLPILQGLAIEGRVVIQDTDRGLTIDVPQAAETPPEAPTEVLPDLTDRDFEVLNALEDSEARRINFGVFESWTSAATLADEMGRGRDEVLSGLGRLSQTGWVLLAQDGRLRSRMAELARETRYAKQRFAADDAARRPYVVRSLKVELKDRDKPHRGRPIAETFAEIGEALPAEERTVLAGLETALLGMWGPGAAIAGFQARAFAGLLTAWSGDGPQTFVIAADTGSGKTEAAALPLIVAAAADRLRGLQGVRAVLAYPRTRLAANQAQRLAGYLAALAREAGMPTVTMGLQFAQVPRTFDTADEGAGWRRQANGVWSFPLFGCPNCTRELLLHEAEGVDRADALRCTSCEWRYDGWIGTKAGLAATPPNLFLPTTDSLHQWLHDPRYGALFGDREGWSAPRAILADEIHLYSHVHGAQVGYALRRLAARSARNAGGASVLAVGMSATLGDPAAAWGRLVGRDEVDLITPDTAAGERQSNPRGREYFYFLQPEAESRGQDISGASTAVQGFMCLAHGMRRRTGREGGYRALVFLDSIDKVRRLHAVYQDAEEIRRLASFRTRYYPDDPVTGQPRTECCGEPHGCGIFRDGECWWFAANDRRQVGARGPRRRDWPLTVAPQPVTSGATGRVEEMIRQSDVIFATSSLEVGYDDPDISLVYQQYAPQNLASFIQRKGRGGRGVDDRPVTGVTLSLYSARDSWWFRRPAEMVNPQGFDTPLNPANHFVRRAQILSAVLDGAARYAAQSGAAPLLAGGRLVPGALAEAEIVVRDVFGPEPWREFEVESLEALWARALDQARPVRPIETLADVRAAVSWIPNFLFEAVNMPQLQVITPEDQPGSIRREDVSLVLNATAPGNVTRRFDPRAVHWRPPAQGLAPWLDAADYGVVQRVTPFDPGELLNHLPASVRSALTGLQDEVLRPATMRVERLGIMQGSGWTSGWAVAPDGQSVVKTDDPNADPRRVQHDSRGSLRGFPVVKPDPARAAPVSAQLGGWLAGVDAFIGASLGGRFTGLAVARLFWGADSELKMQDRNLDPAVFSQMFSDPTGSTPCLHGYHVQAEGVRFRVDATRLDAFVAAEAEALAGDPVGRRWHVGQMLRYLVEDAALAIGINAFEARRGADLLVSAAADPVLRPRLFEAIRFWDGDVLAGLLEEVRSRRLAQHPLLTPSRVQRVAATLADRRLQPAFQDALRAADDPVRFAAWLRTSVLNGLTGRLKDLFVHLGRGDDRQVVAHARLPVQFDGQTDDTITVCEAGAYGDGTTRSFIESLPAATPEWVSEFLGRCANADEDEVVRAALSQTERHTAWRAIDQHDVNALASWAAELGLRPGQPVPQSLLRIFSDVERVGGERVELYDLALAGMQIETRLTAEMGRRPSAWEHASAVVALGEADPASAPGRLLAAYAGLEDASQEGSLSAAARLADQAYRLGAHLCVDGCQACVHQGSDLMSDTMAEASTSRRLLQRFLAF; encoded by the coding sequence GTGAGTGTCCGGTCCGAACTGCTGGAATTCCTGAGAGCGCCCTCGCGATTTGCGGCCGCGCCGGACGATCCGCAGATTTGGCTCGACGCGCTCGAGTCGTTCGCGCGGCCCGCCCTGGACCAACCGGGGCAATTTCCACTCCGACCGGCGCAGGTCGCCGCCTGGCGAGGCTTGGCCGACGCTCGGGCCGGTTTGGTCTTGGGACCGCCGGGGACGGGTAAGACCCACCTGCTGGCCTGGCTGATCCTCGGCTACATGCACGCCCGCGTCGCGGCAGGCCTGCCCTGCCGGGTCTTCGTCACAGCCTTCACCCGCAATGCGATCGGCAACCTCCTGGAAGGAGTCGCCGAGCGGCGCGAGTTGGCTTGGCCCGGCGGGCCGGACATCTGGTTCTTCGGAAACCCGCCCGAAGCGGCGATGTCGGGCAACGTCCAGATCCAGGACCGCCTCTATCGCGATGGCCTCGACGACGCCCTCAACATCCTCGCTGCGCCGGCCCTTGTGGTGGGCGGATCGGTCTGGTCTCTCTACCGGCTTCTGGCGGACGGCCGTGGCCCCAATGCAGACGGGCTCACCGCAGAGTTCTTCGACCTGGTTTGCATCGACGAGGCGTCCCAGATGGTGCTCGGCCACGGGCTCCTTGGGCTGGCAGGGCTCAAACCGGGCGGGCGGATCGTCGTGGCTGGCGACGACCGGCAGCTGCCTCCAATCCGAGCCGCGCGCGAGGTTGTTCTCGACGGCCGCGCGCTTGGCGGTTCGCTGTACGGATTCATGGCCTCGGCCGGCACGCCCGAGTTCCAACTGGATGAGACGTTTCGGCTCAACGCCCCGCTCGCCCGCTTCCCGGAAGCGGCGTTCTATCCGGGCGCCTACCGCTCGGCCGTCCCGGATGCCGTGCTCGCGCTTCGCCCAGGCTGGGAGACCGGCTTGGCCGACTGGGAGCAGGTGGTCCTCGCGCCTGAGTTACCGGTCTGCGTGCTGCTGCACGATGGTCCGCCCGCGGCCACCAGCAACCCGTTCGAAGCGCAACTTGCTGCGCGCTTCGCGGAGGTTCTCGAGCCGCGCCTCGACTCGCCGGCCTTTTGGACGGACGGGTTGGCGATTGTCAGCCCCCATCGGGCGCAAAACTCCGCCATTCGCAATCTCCTGGCGCCGCCACTGCGCCGGGGCGCGTTTGTCGATACGGTCGACCGCATTCAGGGCAAGGAACGCGACGCCGTCATTCTGAGCTACGTGGTCGCTGACGCCGAATTCGCGCTGGCGGAATCGGAGTTCATCTTCAGCTCCGAACGCTTGAACGTCGCCATCACCCGCGCTCGGAGGAAGCTGATCGTCCTGATCAGCCGCAGGCTTCTCGACGCCGTGCCAAGCGATCAAGACCTCATGGACAAGGCCGAGCGCCTGCGTGAGTTCGTCTTCGGCTGCGCGGTGATCGGCGAGCGAACCCTTCCCGACGGCCAGGGTGGGCACGTTCGCGTCCAAATTCGCGGCCGTGGCTTCAATGAGCCGCCGGTCTTGGACGACGCGCCGGCGGCGCTCCCAATGACCACGCCGGAGCTGACCGCACCGCAGCTTGCTTTGCTGGCGGCAGTCGAACGTGTCGCTCTCGCCGACCGGCGCAGCGGCGCGACCACGCGGGCGCTGGGGCAGGCTTTGGCCCGCCGTGATGACCTGCTCCCCGATTTGGTCGCTCTACATCACGCGGGGCGCATCATCCTTAGTGAGCCTAGGCCAGGATTCTGGGTTTCGCGTCCCCTGGAGGCGCCTCGGACCGTCTACCCCGCCACAACCGAAAGCGTCCGCAACCGCATCGACCAGGTCGTCACCGAAAGCCGATCCGGGCCCTTCGCGCCATTCTATTGGAGGCTTCGTGAGCGTTTTGCCTGGATGGATGCGCAGGGGCGCGACGTGCTTCTGCCGATCTTGCAGGGCTTGGCGATCGAGGGGCGCGTCGTCATCCAAGACACGGACCGCGGCCTGACCATCGACGTTCCGCAGGCGGCCGAGACGCCGCCTGAGGCGCCGACGGAAGTGCTGCCGGACCTCACCGACCGTGATTTCGAGGTGTTGAACGCTCTGGAGGACAGCGAGGCTCGCCGCATCAACTTCGGTGTCTTCGAGTCCTGGACGTCCGCGGCAACCCTCGCGGATGAAATGGGGCGGGGCCGGGATGAGGTCCTGTCCGGCCTGGGGCGCCTGTCGCAGACCGGATGGGTCCTGCTCGCGCAGGATGGACGGCTACGCAGCCGTATGGCCGAGCTGGCCCGGGAGACCCGCTACGCGAAACAGCGATTTGCCGCCGACGACGCGGCGCGCCGGCCCTATGTCGTTCGAAGCCTAAAGGTGGAGCTGAAGGATCGGGACAAGCCTCATCGGGGTCGGCCGATCGCCGAGACTTTCGCCGAGATTGGCGAGGCGCTGCCCGCCGAAGAGCGCACGGTGCTCGCGGGCCTAGAGACCGCTCTGCTCGGGATGTGGGGGCCTGGCGCCGCGATCGCCGGCTTCCAAGCCCGAGCCTTCGCGGGGCTGCTGACCGCGTGGAGCGGCGATGGCCCGCAGACCTTCGTGATCGCCGCGGACACCGGGTCGGGCAAGACCGAGGCTGCTGCGCTTCCGCTCATCGTCGCGGCGGCCGCCGACCGGTTGCGCGGTCTTCAAGGGGTCCGGGCCGTCCTTGCCTACCCGCGGACGCGGCTAGCGGCCAACCAGGCCCAGCGCCTGGCCGGCTATCTGGCCGCGCTCGCCCGTGAAGCCGGGATGCCAACCGTGACGATGGGCCTGCAATTCGCTCAGGTCCCGAGAACCTTTGACACCGCAGACGAAGGCGCGGGCTGGCGACGCCAGGCCAACGGGGTTTGGAGCTTTCCCCTCTTTGGCTGCCCCAACTGCACCCGTGAGCTGCTGCTCCATGAAGCCGAAGGTGTGGACCGTGCTGACGCCCTGCGCTGCACATCCTGTGAATGGCGATATGACGGATGGATCGGGACGAAGGCGGGGCTCGCCGCCACGCCGCCGAATCTCTTCCTGCCGACGACCGACAGCCTGCATCAGTGGCTGCACGATCCTCGCTATGGCGCGCTCTTTGGGGACCGCGAGGGCTGGTCGGCGCCACGGGCGATCCTGGCGGACGAGATCCACCTGTACTCGCACGTCCACGGCGCACAGGTCGGCTACGCCCTCCGCCGCTTGGCCGCCCGCAGCGCGCGCAATGCCGGCGGCGCTTCGGTGCTGGCGGTCGGCATGAGCGCGACGCTTGGCGACCCGGCCGCAGCGTGGGGCCGTCTCGTGGGGCGCGACGAGGTCGATCTCATTACCCCCGACACGGCGGCGGGGGAGCGGCAATCCAATCCAAGAGGCCGGGAATACTTCTACTTTCTGCAGCCTGAAGCCGAATCCCGCGGGCAGGACATCAGCGGCGCTTCTACCGCCGTTCAGGGCTTCATGTGTCTTGCCCACGGCATGCGCCGCCGGACCGGTCGAGAGGGCGGCTATCGGGCCCTCGTCTTCTTGGACTCGATCGACAAGGTTCGGCGCCTGCACGCGGTCTACCAGGATGCCGAAGAAATACGGCGGCTCGCTAGCTTCCGGACCCGCTACTATCCCGACGACCCGGTCACGGGCCAGCCGCGGACCGAGTGCTGCGGCGAGCCGCACGGGTGCGGGATATTCAGGGATGGCGAATGTTGGTGGTTCGCCGCCAACGACCGGCGACAGGTCGGTGCTAGAGGCCCTCGTCGACGGGACTGGCCGCTGACCGTCGCGCCGCAACCGGTGACCTCCGGGGCGACGGGCCGAGTCGAGGAGATGATCCGGCAAAGCGACGTGATCTTCGCCACGTCATCGCTGGAGGTCGGCTACGATGACCCTGACATCTCGCTCGTATACCAGCAGTACGCCCCGCAAAACCTCGCCAGCTTCATCCAACGTAAGGGACGTGGCGGGCGGGGCGTAGATGACCGTCCCGTGACCGGCGTGACGCTGTCGCTGTATTCCGCACGCGACAGTTGGTGGTTCCGACGCCCGGCCGAGATGGTCAATCCGCAAGGTTTCGACACGCCGTTGAACCCGGCCAACCATTTCGTCCGCCGCGCTCAGATCTTGTCGGCCGTCCTCGACGGCGCCGCCCGCTACGCGGCGCAGTCTGGCGCCGCGCCGCTGTTGGCCGGAGGCCGCCTGGTTCCGGGCGCCTTGGCCGAGGCCGAGATCGTCGTGCGAGACGTCTTTGGCCCCGAGCCCTGGCGAGAGTTCGAAGTCGAGTCCCTCGAGGCGCTGTGGGCCCGAGCGCTGGACCAGGCCCGGCCGGTTCGGCCGATCGAAACTCTCGCAGACGTCCGCGCGGCCGTGAGCTGGATCCCCAACTTCCTGTTCGAGGCCGTGAACATGCCTCAGTTGCAGGTGATCACGCCGGAGGACCAGCCGGGATCCATCCGGCGCGAAGACGTAAGCCTGGTGCTCAATGCGACCGCGCCAGGCAACGTCACCCGACGCTTCGACCCGCGCGCAGTCCACTGGCGGCCTCCCGCACAGGGGCTCGCGCCCTGGCTGGACGCCGCCGACTATGGCGTGGTGCAGCGCGTCACCCCCTTCGACCCAGGGGAACTCCTCAACCACCTTCCCGCCAGCGTCCGGTCGGCGTTGACTGGACTGCAAGACGAGGTTCTCCGTCCGGCCACGATGCGGGTCGAACGCCTGGGCATCATGCAAGGGTCGGGGTGGACGTCAGGGTGGGCGGTCGCACCCGATGGCCAATCGGTCGTGAAGACCGATGACCCCAATGCCGACCCACGCCGGGTCCAGCACGACAGCCGCGGAAGTCTTCGCGGCTTCCCCGTAGTCAAGCCCGACCCTGCCCGCGCAGCGCCGGTCTCCGCTCAGTTGGGCGGCTGGCTTGCGGGCGTCGACGCCTTCATCGGCGCCAGCCTTGGAGGTCGGTTCACAGGCTTGGCTGTGGCGCGTCTTTTCTGGGGGGCCGATAGCGAGCTCAAGATGCAGGATCGGAACCTTGATCCGGCCGTCTTCAGTCAGATGTTCAGCGACCCGACGGGATCCACGCCGTGCCTACATGGCTATCACGTGCAGGCCGAAGGCGTGCGGTTTCGGGTGGACGCGACCCGACTAGACGCCTTTGTCGCGGCTGAGGCGGAAGCGTTGGCCGGCGATCCTGTCGGTCGAAGATGGCACGTCGGTCAAATGCTGAGGTATCTGGTCGAGGATGCTGCGCTCGCGATCGGCATCAACGCCTTCGAAGCGCGACGCGGCGCCGACCTCCTCGTTTCGGCCGCCGCCGACCCCGTGTTGCGACCTCGATTGTTTGAGGCCATTCGATTTTGGGATGGCGATGTCCTAGCTGGTCTTTTGGAGGAGGTGCGCTCGCGCCGGCTGGCGCAGCATCCGCTGCTCACGCCCTCCCGCGTTCAGCGCGTCGCCGCAACGCTGGCCGATCGACGCCTGCAGCCCGCATTTCAAGACGCGCTCCGCGCCGCCGACGATCCCGTCCGCTTTGCCGCCTGGCTTCGCACCTCGGTCTTGAACGGTCTGACCGGGCGCTTGAAGGATCTGTTCGTCCATCTTGGACGCGGGGACGATCGCCAAGTTGTCGCCCACGCGCGATTGCCCGTCCAATTCGACGGACAAACGGACGACACGATCACCGTCTGTGAAGCGGGCGCCTACGGGGACGGCACGACCCGATCCTTCATCGAGAGCCTGCCCGCCGCGACGCCGGAGTGGGTCAGCGAATTTCTCGGGCGTTGTGCGAATGCTGACGAAGATGAGGTGGTTCGGGCGGCCCTATCTCAGACCGAACGCCATACGGCCTGGCGCGCGATCGACCAGCACGACGTCAACGCGCTCGCGAGTTGGGCCGCCGAACTGGGGCTCCGCCCCGGACAGCCCGTGCCGCAGAGCCTGCTCCGGATCTTTTCGGACGTCGAGCGGGTGGGCGGTGAGCGGGTGGAGCTCTATGACCTCGCCCTTGCCGGCATGCAGATCGAAACGCGGCTCACGGCTGAAATGGGCCGACGGCCGTCCGCTTGGGAGCATGCCAGCGCGGTCGTCGCCTTGGGCGAGGCGGATCCAGCATCGGCCCCCGGGCGGCTGCTGGCCGCTTACGCCGGCCTGGAGGACGCCTCGCAGGAAGGTTCGCTGAGCGCCGCGGCCCGACTCGCCGATCAAGCCTATCGGCTGGGCGCTCACCTGTGTGTTGATGGCTGCCAGGCCTGCGTACACCAGGGCAGCGACCTCATGTCGGACACTATGGCCGAGGCGTCGACCAGCCGGCGTCTATTGCAACGCTTCCTCGCTTTCTAG
- the queC gene encoding 7-cyano-7-deazaguanine synthase QueC — protein sequence MTDTSALVLFSGGQDSATCLAWALDRFDRVETIGFDYGQRHRVELDVRLKFLDQLRSLSAPWAAKLGEDRVLDLTSLGGISDTALTTGAAIAFAESGLPNTFVPGRNLLFLTYASAVAYRREIKHLVTGVCETDFSGYPDCRDDTIKALQVALNLGMEKRFVIDTPLMWIDKAQTWALAHSLGGQALVDLIIEHTHTCYQGDREHRHAWGFGCGACPACELRAGGYAGWLESAA from the coding sequence ATGACGGACACCTCGGCCCTGGTCTTGTTCTCGGGCGGTCAGGATTCGGCGACCTGCTTGGCCTGGGCGCTCGATCGGTTCGACCGGGTCGAGACCATCGGGTTCGACTATGGCCAGCGCCATCGTGTTGAGCTCGACGTCAGGCTCAAATTTCTGGATCAACTCAGGTCTCTCTCTGCGCCCTGGGCCGCGAAATTGGGCGAGGATCGCGTCCTCGACCTCACATCGCTCGGCGGCATCAGCGACACAGCCCTGACCACCGGCGCCGCCATCGCATTCGCGGAAAGCGGCCTGCCCAACACCTTCGTCCCCGGCCGAAACCTCCTGTTCCTGACCTACGCCAGCGCGGTCGCCTATCGGCGAGAGATCAAACACCTCGTCACGGGGGTCTGCGAAACTGACTTCTCAGGCTACCCCGATTGTCGCGACGACACGATCAAGGCACTGCAGGTCGCCTTGAACCTCGGGATGGAAAAACGCTTCGTCATCGACACGCCCCTGATGTGGATCGACAAGGCGCAAACCTGGGCGCTCGCGCACAGCCTTGGCGGCCAGGCGCTGGTCGACCTGATCATCGAGCACACCCACACCTGCTATCAGGGCGACCGCGAGCATCGCCACGCGTGGGGCTTCGGTTGCGGCGCCTGCCCGGCTTGCGAGCTTCGCGCGGGCGGCTATGCGGGGTGGCTGGAAAGCGCAGCCTAG
- a CDS encoding 6-pyruvoyl trahydropterin synthase family protein, which produces MYELSKEFRFDAAHTLQRTVDADPSRRIHGHSYRAEVVVRGRADPETGMVIDLGLLDRALAETRDGLDHRFLDEINDLGPATMENLSSWIWRKLQPICPNLVRVTVRRDSDNGACSYYGAETA; this is translated from the coding sequence ATGTACGAACTCAGCAAGGAATTTCGGTTCGACGCGGCCCACACGCTGCAACGGACGGTCGACGCCGATCCCAGCCGGCGCATCCATGGCCATTCCTACCGCGCCGAGGTCGTCGTGCGTGGACGCGCGGACCCCGAAACGGGAATGGTCATCGATCTCGGCCTTCTCGACCGCGCGCTCGCCGAAACGCGCGACGGCCTGGATCATCGGTTCCTGGACGAGATCAACGATCTCGGCCCCGCGACCATGGAGAACCTGTCCTCCTGGATCTGGCGGAAGCTGCAGCCGATTTGCCCGAACCTGGTGCGGGTCACGGTGCGCCGAGACAGCGACAACGGCGCGTGCAGCTACTACGGCGCGGAGACCGCCTGA